A DNA window from Calliphora vicina chromosome 1, idCalVici1.1, whole genome shotgun sequence contains the following coding sequences:
- the VAChT gene encoding vesicular acetylcholine transporter: MSFTIPVINLEVREVKDIVWEKIQEPVNQRRLVLVIVSIALLLDNMLYMVIVPIIPDYLREIGGFEAPDSTMAPLLRDNVTGKIIPVHHDHHGQDSATGILFASKAIVQLMVNPFSGGLIDKIGYDIPMMVGLTIMFFSTAVFACGSSYSVLFFARSLQGAGSAFADTSGLAMIADRFTEENERSQALGIALAFISFGCLVAPPFGGALYQFAGKEVPFLILALVCLIDGLMLLLVMKPFKEQLQQSREVKQEIIPIWRLLMDPYIAVCAGALTMSNVALAFLEPTISLWMEDNLTTDNWKIGMVWLPAFFPHVLGVVITVKMAKKYPQHQWLMAAGGLALEGLSCFIIPFSTSYQMLMIPICIICFGIALIDTALLPTLGYLVDVRYVSVYGSIYAIADISYSIAYAVGPIIAGGVVEAIGFTALNFLIAFSNLLYVPLLRKLRNIYDFKPFENEANILMQDPPNKEYQTYVMHDQKPIDGEFKNHLEYGQQYQQDQQETNLDDQTSSSYDYQAQQGYQQDAQYEQQQQQYQPGYQEQGGGGGMYQQQPSETRHLPQQRMANPFQQQQQSEASRTTTTGPAGPANPFRQGF; encoded by the coding sequence ATGTCGTTTACCATACCCGTTATTAATTTAGAGGTACGTGAGGTTAAGGATATAGTATGGGAGAAAATTCAGGAGCCTGTCAACCAAAGACGCTTAGTCTTGGTTATAGTCTCCATAGCCCTACTATTGGATAACATGTTGTATATGGTGATAGTGCCAATTATACCCGACTATCTGCGAGAAATTGGAGGTTTCGAAGCACCCGATTCCACTATGGCACCATTGCTTAGGGACAATGTGACGGGTAAGATAATACCTGTGCATCACGATCATCATGGCCAAGATTCAGCCACCGGTATACTGTTCGCCTCAAAAGCCATCGTACAATTGATGGTGAATCCGTTCTCGGGCGGTCTGATCGATAAGATCGGCTACGATATACCCATGATGGTTGGCCTAACGATTATGTTCTTTTCCACGGCTGTATTTGCCTGTGGCAGTAGCTATAGTGTGCTCTTCTTTGCCCGATCGTTGCAAGGCGCTGGTTCAGCTTTTGCCGACACTTCGGGTTTGGCCATGATAGCCGATCGCTTTACGGAGGAAAATGAACGTTCGCAAGCTTTGGGCATTGCCTTGGCCTTTATTAGTTTCGGTTGTCTAGTGGCTCCGCCTTTTGGCGGGGCTCTTTATCAATTTGCGGGCAAAGAAGTGCCATTCTTGATATTGGCCTTGGTGTGCCTCATCGACGGCCTTATGCTGCTGTTGGTTATGAAACCGTTCAAGGAACAGCTGCAACAAAGTAGAGAAGTCAAACAAGAGATTATACCCATTTGGCGTTTGCTCATGGATCCCTATATTGCGGTGTGCGCCGGCGCTTTAACAATGTCAAATGTGGCTTTAGCTTTTCTAGAACCGACTATATCCCTGTGGATGGAAGACAATCTTACCACAGATAATTGGAAAATTGGTATGGTATGGCTACCGGCTTTCTTCCCTCACGTCTTGGGTGTGGTGATCACGGTCAAAATGGCTAAAAAGTATCCCCAGCATCAGTGGCTAATGGCAGCTGGAGGTTTAGCTTTGGAAGGTCTCTCCTGTTTCATTATACCATTCTCGACCTCCTATCAAATGTTAATGATTCCTATATGCATTATATGTTTCGGCATTGCCTTGATAGATACTGCCCTCTTGCCTACACTCGGATATTTGGTGGACGTGCGTTACGTATCCGTGTACGGCAGTATATACGCCATCGCTGACATCTCCTATTCAATAGCCTATGCAGTGGGACCCATTATAGCGGGTGGAGTAGTCGAAGCCATTGGCTTCACTGCTCTCAATTTCCTTATAGCGTTTTCAAACCTTTTGTATGTTCCGCTACTAAGGAAATTGCGCAATATCTACGACTTTAAGCCATTTGAAAACGAGGCCAATATCCTTATGCAAGATCCCCCCAATAAGGAATACCAAACCTACGTTATGCACGATCAAAAGCCCATCGATGGCGAATTCAAAAATCACCTAGAATACGGTCAGCAATATCAACAGGATCAGCAAGAAACAAATCTAGACGATCAAACCTCCAGCTCTTACGATTATCAGGCGCAGCAGGGCTACCAGCAGGATGCCCAATAcgaacagcagcaacagcaatatCAGCCCGGCTACCAGGAGCAAGGCGGCGGCGGTGGCATGTATCAACAGCAGCCCTCAGAAACCAGACATCTTCCTCAGCAACGTATGGCGAATCCCtttcaacagcaacagcaatcGGAGGCCTCAAGAACAACTACAACAGGTCCTGCTGGTCCAGCAAATCCATTTAGACAAGGATTTTAA